The Streptomyces sp. NBC_00286 nucleotide sequence CCGGCGTCTTCCGCTCCACCGACAAGGGCGCCACCTGGCTCCGCGTCAACGACGACGCCCACCAGTGGGGCAACATCAGCGGCGGCGGCGTCGTCACCGGCGACCCCGACACCTACGGGCGCGTCTACATCGGCACCAACGGACGCGGCCTCCAGTACGGCGACCCGTCCTGACCCAGACGCCCGAGCGGGGCCGCAGGCATGCATATTGGCCTGCGGCCCCGCCGGTAGTTCCCGGCGCTGTTGTGGAGTCGAGTACTGCCTACTGGGGCCCTACACTCACCACCGGTAACCAATCGCCTTCACGTAACCGATGAGGGGATGTCTCGCATGCCACAGCTGCCGGCCTTCGACGTCATGACGGCGACCTGCCCGTCCCGCACCTCACTGGTTCGCATCGCCAACAAGTGGACGGCCATGGTGGTCATCGCCCTCAGTTCCGGCCGCATGCGCTTCCGCGAGCTGCGCGCCACCGTCGACGGCATCAGCGCCAAGGTCCTCACCGAGACCCTCCGGGACCTGGAACGGGACGGACTCGTCACCCGGCATGTGTACGCGGAGGTCCCGCCCAGGGTCGAGTACGAGCTCACCGAACTGGGTCGCACCCTGCACGCCCCGCTTCAGGCATTGGGCAGTTGGGCCGAGGACCACATCACCGAAGTACTCGCGGCACGCGAGAGTTACGACGCCCGCCAGCGGCCGTGACTGGTCACCAGAGGTCAACGATGCGGGTGGCCTACTGTCCCCAGAAGGCGTCCTCGGCGACCTGGTCGCCGGAGAACAGCCACATCTCGACGATCTTGCCGTCCTTGAGGCGCAGGACATCCACGCCGTCCATGCCCATGGAGGCGTCCTCGCGCTCGCCGGCGAAGTGGATCGAGGCGGCCACCATGTCGCCGTTGCCCATCAGGGTGTGGACCGTGTCGATGGCGAAGGAGCCCTGGCTGGCCTCCATCATTCCGCCGAGCATCGCGAAGACGGCGTCGCGCCCCTTGTGCTCGCCGGAGAACCGGTTGGCGCCCGGCTGGTGCCAGACGATCTCCTCGGCCAGGAGCTCGCCCACCTTGGCCAGGTCGCCCTTCTGCACGGCCTGGAAGTACTCACTCGCGATGTCGACGTTCTTGCCGGTCATGACAACACTCCTTACGCCCCTGACGTAGAGGCGATACGACTTGCCGTTACGGGTTCGCCCTGCTGTACCTCCATACTCACCATCAGTAACCAGTCACCTCAACGTAACCAATGGGCCAATGTGACGCACGCCACACACGACTTCGGCGCGCGTATCTCAGCCCCTCTCGAAGTGGCTCGGTCTGCCGTTCCGGTGGACCAGGCGGCCGAGCCGCTCCGCCCTCGCCCGCGGCATGAGCGTCCACCTGCCGTCGGAATCGCGTAGGGCGGCCGAGTGCCAGGGGGTGGTCCAAGCATCGGGTGCGTCGAGGAGGCGCATGCCGAACTTGGCGGCGCCGATGGGCTGGGGATGGATGGACAGGCGTACGGCGCGGGGGTGGTGCTCGGCGATGAGGTCGCCCCAGGCGCGGCTGCGCTGGATGACGCCGT carries:
- a CDS encoding winged helix-turn-helix transcriptional regulator, with amino-acid sequence MPQLPAFDVMTATCPSRTSLVRIANKWTAMVVIALSSGRMRFRELRATVDGISAKVLTETLRDLERDGLVTRHVYAEVPPRVEYELTELGRTLHAPLQALGSWAEDHITEVLAARESYDARQRP
- a CDS encoding nuclear transport factor 2 family protein, whose protein sequence is MTGKNVDIASEYFQAVQKGDLAKVGELLAEEIVWHQPGANRFSGEHKGRDAVFAMLGGMMEASQGSFAIDTVHTLMGNGDMVAASIHFAGEREDASMGMDGVDVLRLKDGKIVEMWLFSGDQVAEDAFWGQ